A portion of the uncultured Draconibacterium sp. genome contains these proteins:
- a CDS encoding MraY family glycosyltransferase: MEIILILSALALSFVLVIIAVPPIISTAKAKHLFEPFEERKVHTQIVPPLGGVAIFIGFTLSTIFATDGLRLDSLKYIYAAVLLMFFIGLKDDLMIISARKKLIVQVVAAVLLIVFAHIRFTSLHGVFGEHHIGQLTSFSLTLFAMIVIINAFNLIDGVDGLASGLGMLASFVFGTWFYLVGSYPLAIISFAMVGSLAAFFLYNVFGHRNKLFMGDTGSLLIGVMISVFVVYFNELNLTAPDPYRIGGAPAVSFAIIIVPLIDTLRVMTIRVGQRRSPFSPDKNHIHHRLLALMNSHLKVTLTILLANICIIAVAIGLNHWRLDVNLQFVVVFLIGLIFSFAPSYILRYQKAKKTRKAYSA; encoded by the coding sequence ATGGAAATTATTTTAATCCTATCCGCACTGGCATTATCATTTGTTTTAGTAATTATTGCAGTACCTCCAATAATTAGCACAGCAAAAGCCAAACACTTATTCGAACCCTTTGAAGAGCGAAAGGTTCACACCCAAATTGTTCCTCCGCTGGGAGGAGTTGCCATTTTTATTGGTTTTACCCTAAGTACCATTTTTGCTACCGACGGATTGCGGCTCGACTCGCTAAAATATATTTATGCAGCCGTTTTACTGATGTTTTTTATCGGCTTAAAAGATGATTTAATGATTATCTCGGCACGAAAAAAACTGATTGTACAAGTTGTTGCGGCCGTTTTACTGATTGTATTCGCACACATCCGTTTTACAAGTTTGCATGGCGTTTTTGGTGAACACCACATTGGTCAGCTTACCAGTTTCTCGCTAACATTGTTTGCCATGATCGTAATCATAAACGCCTTTAACCTGATTGACGGTGTTGATGGTTTAGCATCGGGATTGGGCATGCTGGCATCTTTTGTTTTCGGAACGTGGTTTTACCTGGTGGGCAGTTATCCGCTGGCCATTATTTCGTTTGCAATGGTGGGCAGCCTGGCAGCATTCTTTCTGTACAATGTGTTCGGCCACCGGAATAAACTATTTATGGGTGATACCGGCTCACTGCTGATCGGTGTAATGATTTCGGTATTTGTGGTTTATTTCAACGAATTAAACTTAACAGCACCAGACCCATACCGCATTGGAGGAGCTCCGGCAGTATCGTTTGCCATTATTATTGTACCGCTGATTGACACGCTTCGTGTAATGACCATCAGGGTAGGTCAGCGACGCTCGCCTTTTTCACCGGATAAAAACCACATTCACCACCGTTTGCTGGCGCTGATGAATTCGCACCTTAAGGTTACGCTTACCATTCTGCTGGCCAATATATGTATCATAGCCGTTGCCATTGGTTTGAATCACTGGCGCCTGGATGTGAACCTGCAGTTTGTTGTGGTGTTCCTTATCGGATTGATTTTTTCATTCGCTCCATCCTACATTTTACGCTACCAGAAAGCAAAAAAGACCAGAAAAGCATACTCTGCTTAA
- a CDS encoding capsule assembly Wzi family protein has product MRRQIQKKLPVIILWLLPLTTVFGQSVDLGYNTLAGTNNKLPFWLWANQLGHFDANSSTVQNLELRAFHNQQLSNTDFTVEAGLDLDLLLADKNDLRFTQLFAGFNWKFLQLQIGAFPDEERFAGLSTSNGNMAASLNARPHPRIRMGFNRFVPLIGNWFSIKGFYEEGLLNDKRYVEDTHLHRKAFYLRFGQPQSIELTGGLEHFVMWGGTHPEYGELQGWSSYFDYISGSAGDENALPTDQENVLGNGYGVYQLQLKKAWEKIHATLYVSHPFDDRSGMQLDNAVDNLWGLHLAFQNREALLQNLVLEFINTKNQSGTYHLIPDEDGVLQGHGRDNYYNHGVYRSGVTYRQMAMASPLFAPVIIDDGMSKGFESTRFTGFHLAANGQLTKAIYWKSALTYTANYGFHDGQGGSTYDPARKQASALGQLNWKPKEKKISIAAALAADYGSLYDNGENKTRLGAMLSLNYSIK; this is encoded by the coding sequence ATGCGACGCCAAATACAAAAAAAATTACCGGTTATCATCCTGTGGCTACTCCCCCTCACCACTGTCTTCGGGCAGTCGGTAGATCTGGGATACAACACCCTTGCCGGAACAAATAACAAGCTTCCGTTTTGGCTGTGGGCCAACCAGCTGGGGCATTTCGATGCCAACAGCTCTACGGTGCAAAACCTGGAACTACGTGCTTTTCACAATCAACAACTCAGCAATACAGATTTTACTGTTGAAGCCGGTCTCGATCTCGATCTTTTGCTGGCCGACAAAAACGACCTGCGCTTTACGCAGCTGTTTGCCGGTTTCAACTGGAAGTTTCTGCAGCTGCAAATCGGGGCTTTCCCCGACGAAGAGCGCTTTGCCGGGCTGTCGACCAGCAACGGCAACATGGCGGCATCGTTAAATGCACGGCCTCATCCCCGTATAAGAATGGGATTTAACCGCTTTGTGCCGCTTATCGGCAACTGGTTCTCCATAAAGGGTTTTTACGAAGAAGGCCTGCTAAACGACAAACGTTATGTTGAAGATACACACCTGCACCGCAAAGCATTTTACCTGCGTTTCGGGCAGCCACAAAGCATCGAACTCACAGGAGGTCTCGAGCATTTTGTGATGTGGGGAGGCACCCACCCCGAATATGGCGAGCTGCAGGGCTGGAGCTCCTACTTCGATTACATTAGCGGAAGTGCCGGCGACGAAAATGCACTGCCCACCGACCAGGAGAATGTGCTGGGAAATGGCTACGGCGTTTACCAGCTTCAGCTAAAAAAGGCCTGGGAGAAAATCCATGCTACGCTTTACGTCAGTCACCCTTTCGACGACCGTTCGGGAATGCAGCTCGATAATGCTGTTGATAACCTGTGGGGCTTGCATCTTGCTTTTCAGAACCGGGAAGCATTGTTGCAAAACCTGGTGCTTGAATTTATAAATACCAAAAACCAAAGTGGCACGTACCACCTCATCCCCGACGAAGATGGTGTGCTTCAGGGCCACGGCCGCGACAACTATTACAACCACGGCGTATACCGCTCGGGAGTTACCTACAGGCAAATGGCAATGGCGAGCCCCTTGTTTGCCCCGGTGATTATTGATGACGGAATGAGCAAAGGTTTTGAAAGTACTCGTTTCACCGGGTTTCACCTGGCTGCTAACGGCCAGCTCACAAAAGCAATATACTGGAAAAGTGCCCTTACCTATACCGCCAATTATGGCTTTCACGACGGACAGGGCGGATCGACATACGACCCGGCACGTAAACAAGCATCGGCGCTGGGCCAATTAAACTGGAAACCAAAAGAGAAAAAAATAAGCATTGCTGCTGCTCTGGCTGCCGACTACGGAAGCCTTTACGATAACGGAGAAAACAAAACACGTTTAGGAGCCATGCTATCACTTAACTATTCAATTAAATAA
- a CDS encoding endonuclease domain-containing protein, giving the protein MNRKHQIKNLDYLKPYRRGLRKHLTPAEASLWILLKNRQAYGMKFRRQVSIENYIVDFYCPKIKMIIELDGEPHFTEEQAKKDKIRDETLCKLGYQVFRYENQIVFDHPDFIFDDIKRLLPPPAKADPS; this is encoded by the coding sequence ATGAACCGAAAACATCAAATAAAAAACCTGGATTACTTAAAACCCTACCGCCGTGGATTAAGGAAACACCTCACACCCGCAGAAGCATCGCTTTGGATTCTTTTAAAAAACCGTCAGGCCTATGGAATGAAATTCAGACGTCAGGTAAGCATCGAAAATTATATTGTTGATTTTTATTGTCCGAAAATTAAGATGATTATTGAACTTGACGGGGAACCGCACTTTACTGAAGAGCAAGCAAAAAAAGACAAAATCAGGGATGAGACATTGTGTAAACTTGGATATCAGGTATTCCGGTATGAGAACCAAATTGTATTTGATCATCCCGATTTTATTTTTGATGATATTAAGCGTTTACTACCACCCCCGGCTAAAGCCGACCCCTCCTAA
- a CDS encoding glycosyltransferase family 4 protein has translation MKTIAILLNTSWYIYNFRKNLIKELQKKGYKVIAIAPTDEYSSKLEELGCSFHHLDIDSKSKNPLYDMSLLFRIRKVLAKTKPDVLLNFTIKPNVYGSLAARSLGIACINNVAGMGTLFSDGFFSRTILKALFKVSQYRVNTVFFQNPDDMRELTASNIVNKSLAHLLPGSGVNLNEFPFSPLPQLENQTVNFLLVARMIRTKGIAELVQAGKILKGKGYSNFHINLLGEMGINNPHAISKEEMDEISSNNFVTYLGKTDNVKQYLQNTDAVVLPSYYREGTPKSLLEALAIGRPIITTDMPGCKQTVVNGVNGYICTPKSPDDLASKMEEFLNLKPDQRLRMGIQSRKLAETKFDEQIVISDYLKAIEKALN, from the coding sequence ATGAAAACAATAGCCATTCTCCTGAATACATCTTGGTATATCTACAATTTCAGAAAGAACCTGATAAAAGAATTACAGAAAAAGGGATACAAAGTAATTGCCATTGCTCCTACCGATGAATACTCCTCGAAATTAGAAGAGTTGGGCTGTAGCTTTCATCATCTGGATATCGATTCTAAATCGAAAAACCCCCTATACGACATGTCCTTATTATTTCGTATTCGGAAAGTGTTGGCTAAAACAAAACCCGATGTACTGTTAAACTTCACCATTAAACCAAATGTTTATGGTTCATTGGCTGCAAGATCTTTAGGAATTGCGTGCATTAACAATGTGGCAGGCATGGGAACATTGTTTTCCGATGGTTTCTTTTCGAGAACAATTTTAAAAGCACTTTTTAAGGTGTCGCAATACCGGGTTAATACCGTATTCTTTCAAAATCCCGATGATATGAGAGAATTAACAGCTTCGAATATCGTGAACAAAAGTTTAGCGCATCTTCTACCTGGCTCGGGTGTCAATCTCAACGAATTTCCGTTCTCACCACTACCTCAACTCGAAAATCAGACCGTAAATTTTTTATTGGTAGCCCGAATGATCCGAACAAAAGGAATTGCAGAACTGGTTCAGGCAGGCAAAATATTAAAGGGAAAAGGTTACAGCAATTTTCATATCAACTTGCTGGGCGAAATGGGAATAAATAACCCACATGCTATCAGTAAAGAAGAAATGGATGAAATAAGCTCAAACAATTTTGTCACCTATCTGGGAAAAACAGATAACGTAAAACAATATTTACAAAATACTGATGCTGTAGTGTTACCTTCGTATTACCGCGAGGGCACGCCCAAAAGCCTGCTGGAAGCTCTTGCTATAGGTCGCCCGATAATTACAACGGATATGCCCGGATGCAAGCAAACGGTTGTTAATGGAGTAAACGGATATATCTGCACTCCTAAATCGCCAGACGATTTAGCATCAAAAATGGAAGAATTTTTGAATCTTAAACCGGATCAAAGATTACGTATGGGAATACAATCGAGAAAACTTGCGGAAACAAAATTTGATGAGCAGATTGTTATTTCTGACTACTTGAAAGCTATTGAAAAAGCGTTGAATTAA
- a CDS encoding ATP-grasp fold amidoligase family protein: MISRVIKQQLANSLSFLPDNLFCTITYYLKHKRIPNLKNPQGFNEKLLKLKLTVRENIQHVLVDKYAVRKYIKDTIGEEYLIPIIGIYNNEKEIDFKSLPNRFVLKITNGSQNNIICTNKEELDWDKILLKLKRWLGINYYKRTREWPYKDVPSKIIIEEFLNEPSGDLFDYKFWCFNGRPEFVQIDSARFGDHKRDFYDIDFNETLNFKITYPRSEHKHLRPENYDKMVKIAAELSNGFKYLRVDLYNIEGKIYFGEITFYPGNCNEPISPAYFENKIGQLLSI; this comes from the coding sequence ATGATTTCAAGAGTTATAAAACAACAACTAGCAAATAGTTTATCATTTCTCCCCGATAATTTATTCTGCACGATAACATATTATCTAAAGCATAAACGTATCCCTAACCTTAAAAATCCCCAAGGATTTAATGAGAAACTCTTGAAGTTAAAACTAACTGTAAGGGAAAATATCCAACATGTCTTGGTGGACAAATATGCTGTTAGAAAGTACATAAAAGACACCATAGGAGAAGAATACTTGATTCCAATAATTGGAATATATAACAACGAAAAAGAGATAGACTTTAAATCATTACCCAACCGATTTGTATTAAAAATCACTAACGGCTCTCAAAACAATATTATATGTACCAATAAAGAAGAGTTAGATTGGGATAAGATATTACTCAAATTAAAAAGATGGTTAGGTATAAATTACTACAAACGAACCAGAGAATGGCCCTACAAAGATGTGCCTTCAAAAATAATTATTGAAGAGTTTTTAAATGAACCTTCCGGTGATTTATTCGACTACAAATTTTGGTGTTTCAACGGAAGACCCGAATTTGTTCAAATTGATTCGGCTAGATTTGGGGATCATAAAAGAGATTTTTACGATATTGATTTTAATGAAACTCTTAACTTCAAGATTACTTATCCAAGGAGTGAACATAAACATTTAAGACCCGAGAATTATGATAAAATGGTAAAAATTGCCGCAGAGCTTTCAAATGGATTCAAGTATTTAAGAGTTGATTTATACAATATTGAAGGCAAAATTTATTTTGGAGAGATCACATTTTACCCAGGAAATTGCAATGAGCCAATTTCTCCAGCCTACTTCGAAAATAAGATTGGCCAACTTCTTTCCATTTAA
- a CDS encoding glycosyltransferase family 2 protein, which yields MHHKVYSIIITFNPTITEILTVIQNHIEKNDSKIIIVDNGSENAEQIQKHFNKLSKNTTKLFYYHQLDKNYGIGHALNEGVKFAKANGATHVLFFDQDSIPCNNIVGKLISEEEILMAKGLKLGALGPVYSDSRTHIEYPLARIKGVNLKKIWPSKQKEKTFEVSFIITSGSLIKLNIITEVGQFDENFFIDLVDFEWCFRAKSKGYKIFATKAAKISHSIGDKRIMSLGREISIHSPLRRYYMVRNNILLARKKYVPFGYRMRIIFGIIFRTPRILFAVKWSPNYLKAIARGIKDGILNRGGFYNG from the coding sequence ATGCACCACAAGGTATATTCAATAATAATAACTTTTAATCCTACTATAACAGAAATTCTTACAGTAATTCAGAACCATATAGAAAAAAATGACTCAAAAATTATAATTGTAGACAACGGTTCTGAAAATGCAGAACAGATTCAAAAACATTTTAATAAACTATCTAAAAACACTACAAAACTTTTCTATTACCATCAACTTGACAAAAACTACGGAATAGGTCATGCTCTAAACGAAGGAGTTAAATTTGCAAAAGCCAATGGTGCTACACATGTTCTATTTTTCGACCAAGATAGTATTCCATGCAACAACATTGTAGGAAAACTGATTTCAGAAGAAGAGATTCTTATGGCAAAAGGATTAAAACTAGGAGCACTTGGTCCAGTATATTCAGACTCAAGAACGCACATTGAATACCCATTGGCTCGGATAAAAGGAGTAAACCTAAAGAAAATATGGCCATCAAAGCAAAAGGAAAAAACATTTGAAGTTAGTTTTATAATTACCTCAGGTTCATTAATAAAACTAAATATCATAACAGAAGTTGGCCAGTTTGATGAAAATTTCTTTATCGATTTAGTCGATTTTGAATGGTGTTTTAGAGCAAAATCAAAAGGATATAAAATTTTTGCAACCAAAGCAGCGAAGATATCTCACTCTATTGGAGACAAGAGAATAATGTCCCTGGGACGAGAAATTTCAATTCATTCTCCTCTGCGTCGTTATTATATGGTAAGAAACAATATACTGTTGGCACGCAAGAAGTATGTTCCATTTGGATATAGAATGCGTATAATTTTTGGTATAATATTTAGAACACCTAGAATTCTATTTGCTGTAAAATGGTCACCAAATTATTTAAAGGCTATTGCGAGAGGTATTAAAGATGGAATTTTAAACAGAGGAGGATTTTATAATGGGTAA
- a CDS encoding EpsG family protein — MLESLLIYNIAGCFAVVLALLSQKAKHFNHVFLISSFMVLFLVSALRFDIGYDYDNYVNSFKQIYNQQQNNIIPNYEYFSLYKFVCKIFSFSPNGYVFVIATYTFLTLFFLYKVLIHYKILAVGLFIYLCYNMLFITYDQIRQGLAISIFLFSSIYIEKRRFWPFFITIIAATLVHLSALFLLPAYLIKSRKKVNLILWYIIILLFTIGYYTHLWEDMRQTIFKLIPYYNFYLDYQNQLNSATLNSNIGVAYLVLSNIIILYYLRKYNYYQLFYFTAIGVILYLFASNNLNIWRFANYFLFFQSISIGLIVKKTKVLHSFAPLYFIITAFIMFQMNIKNSSRGTTPYKSIFSRDYINQRYEPDKD, encoded by the coding sequence ATGTTGGAATCACTATTAATATATAATATAGCTGGATGTTTTGCAGTAGTTTTGGCATTACTTAGTCAAAAGGCGAAACATTTTAATCACGTATTTTTGATTTCATCTTTTATGGTACTATTTCTAGTTAGTGCATTAAGATTTGATATAGGCTATGATTACGACAATTACGTCAATTCTTTTAAACAAATTTATAATCAACAACAAAATAATATTATTCCGAACTACGAGTATTTTAGTTTGTACAAATTTGTTTGTAAAATATTCTCCTTTTCGCCAAATGGGTATGTATTTGTAATTGCAACCTATACTTTTTTAACCTTATTTTTTCTCTATAAAGTATTAATTCATTATAAAATATTAGCTGTCGGACTTTTCATTTATTTGTGTTACAATATGCTTTTCATAACATATGACCAAATAAGACAAGGACTCGCTATTTCTATTTTTCTCTTTTCTTCTATCTATATCGAAAAAAGACGATTTTGGCCGTTTTTTATTACTATCATTGCGGCAACCTTGGTTCACCTTTCAGCATTATTTCTGCTGCCTGCCTATCTAATAAAAAGTAGAAAGAAAGTAAACCTCATTTTATGGTATATAATAATTTTGCTTTTTACAATTGGCTATTATACTCATTTATGGGAAGATATGAGACAAACTATCTTCAAATTGATCCCATATTATAATTTCTATCTGGATTATCAGAACCAACTAAACTCAGCAACATTAAATTCAAATATCGGTGTTGCCTATCTGGTTCTTTCAAACATCATTATCTTATATTATTTAAGAAAGTATAATTACTACCAGTTATTTTATTTTACTGCTATTGGAGTTATTCTATACCTTTTTGCATCCAACAATCTTAATATTTGGAGATTTGCTAACTACTTTCTTTTTTTCCAATCCATAAGCATTGGACTGATCGTAAAAAAAACCAAAGTCCTTCATTCTTTTGCTCCGTTATACTTTATAATAACTGCATTTATAATGTTTCAGATGAATATTAAGAATAGTTCAAGAGGAACAACACCATACAAATCTATATTTTCAAGAGATTACATAAACCAGAGATACGAACCAGACAAAGACTAA
- a CDS encoding glycosyltransferase domain-containing protein → MNKKVIYTCLTGHYDHLESPQDINPDWDYICFTDNIKIKNDSIWQFRPLPYTTNDKLRTSRYPKLNPHKVLGEYEISVWIDANLLILNSSFYNVIEHHLSEGHLIAVTKHPVRNCVYNEAEACIREGRDKKHVVNKQIRYLRDQGFPSNYGLFENNIILRQHNSEKVKKQSETWWNLYQRFSKRDQLSLTYSLWSNNLICYFLFPEGKTARNFEGIAYKKHNFSLKKRIKTSIQIRINRLF, encoded by the coding sequence ATGAATAAAAAAGTTATCTATACCTGCTTAACAGGCCATTATGACCATCTTGAATCGCCTCAGGATATCAACCCTGATTGGGATTACATATGTTTTACCGACAATATCAAGATTAAAAATGATTCCATTTGGCAATTTCGACCTTTACCATACACAACAAACGATAAACTCAGAACATCCAGATACCCAAAGTTAAATCCCCACAAGGTTCTTGGAGAATATGAAATAAGTGTTTGGATTGATGCAAACCTATTAATTCTCAATTCGAGCTTTTATAATGTAATTGAACATCATTTAAGTGAGGGGCATTTAATTGCAGTTACGAAACACCCTGTCCGGAATTGCGTTTACAATGAAGCCGAAGCATGCATTCGTGAAGGACGTGATAAAAAACACGTTGTAAATAAACAAATTAGATATCTTAGAGATCAGGGATTTCCTTCAAACTATGGTCTATTTGAAAACAATATAATTTTAAGACAACACAATAGTGAAAAAGTGAAAAAACAGTCAGAAACGTGGTGGAATTTATATCAAAGGTTTTCTAAACGAGATCAACTAAGTTTAACATATTCGTTGTGGAGTAATAATTTGATTTGCTATTTCTTATTCCCTGAAGGAAAAACAGCAAGAAATTTTGAAGGGATAGCATATAAAAAGCATAATTTTTCATTAAAAAAACGAATTAAAACATCTATACAGATACGAATCAATAGGCTTTTTTAA
- a CDS encoding ATP-grasp fold amidoligase family protein — MKIAFTGDIVLQEVNKEPDFVFGSILNFLNSDQIKLCINLESPFITNNMSAVKKKITLYSYTDNVKHLKYLNPYLVNLSNNHINDYGNDSGKLTLKTLISNSISSYGAGYAQEKNYVFIDNKSKIIQLAFTTRSADMSGEKLFSTADFIGPYPPDLSIIKYFRDKYQNYSIIVNMHWGQEDIKYPEPEKRELAYQIIDAGADLIIGHHPHIIQPVERYKGKLIYYSLGNFYFNDINYIQNGIKKHKRAKKHQREGLMPVFNLKNGDIRSEIVLKIKVRRNGQLSYSHYKNSKFILKNNQLYSFLHKNYMNFIRISLLTKNVINNPKLVLKKYKSIILKIKSLENKSTFYTKVFFIPRTLLSLYKSKIMSDRAYIISQYRKVFGINPNLKNPDSFTEKMQWLKLYDKNPLYPICADKYKVRDFVKERIGEDFLIPLLYATDQPKNIPFEKLPAEYIIKTNHTSGYNMIYNNGKISFFGKDYKFDKTQIISTLSRWLNKNVFYQNREWEYKDIPPKILIEELLHDESNNDLLNDYKIHCFNGKPCYIQTIFDRNEGVKENWFDTDWKPVDLYYFSANKKQIEKPGNLSELLNVAEKLAKDFNYVRVDLYSINKKILFGELTFHPYSGLMKFQPQEWDKKLGDLLKLPIDE, encoded by the coding sequence ATGAAAATAGCTTTTACAGGAGATATAGTTCTACAAGAAGTCAATAAAGAACCAGATTTTGTTTTTGGTTCTATATTGAATTTTCTCAATTCTGATCAAATTAAATTATGCATTAACCTTGAAAGCCCATTCATTACAAACAACATGAGTGCAGTGAAAAAGAAGATAACACTCTACTCATATACAGACAATGTAAAACACCTTAAATATTTAAATCCATATTTAGTAAACTTATCTAACAATCATATAAACGACTATGGAAATGACTCTGGGAAACTAACCCTTAAAACACTTATTAGTAATAGCATATCTTCTTACGGAGCTGGTTATGCTCAAGAAAAAAATTATGTATTCATAGACAATAAGTCAAAAATAATCCAATTAGCATTTACAACTCGATCTGCAGATATGAGTGGTGAAAAACTCTTTAGCACCGCGGACTTTATTGGACCTTATCCTCCTGATTTATCAATCATTAAATATTTTCGAGATAAATATCAGAACTATTCCATAATAGTTAATATGCATTGGGGCCAGGAAGATATTAAATATCCTGAACCTGAGAAAAGAGAATTAGCATATCAAATAATTGACGCTGGAGCTGATCTTATTATAGGCCATCACCCTCATATAATTCAACCTGTTGAGCGTTATAAAGGAAAATTAATCTATTATTCATTAGGTAACTTTTATTTTAACGACATTAACTATATTCAGAATGGTATCAAAAAACACAAAAGAGCTAAGAAACATCAACGCGAAGGACTTATGCCCGTTTTTAATTTAAAAAACGGAGATATTAGATCAGAAATAGTTCTAAAAATAAAAGTTAGAAGAAATGGGCAGTTAAGCTATTCTCACTATAAAAATTCAAAATTTATTCTAAAAAACAATCAGCTATATAGTTTTCTACATAAAAACTATATGAATTTCATTAGAATATCTCTGCTTACAAAGAACGTTATAAATAATCCTAAGCTTGTATTGAAAAAGTATAAATCAATCATCTTAAAAATAAAATCATTAGAGAATAAATCCACATTTTATACCAAAGTATTTTTTATACCACGCACTCTCTTATCATTGTATAAATCCAAGATAATGTCAGATCGTGCTTATATTATATCTCAATACCGTAAAGTTTTTGGAATAAATCCCAACCTAAAAAATCCGGATTCTTTTACCGAAAAAATGCAATGGTTGAAGTTGTACGACAAAAATCCCTTGTATCCTATTTGTGCAGATAAATATAAAGTTCGTGATTTTGTAAAGGAAAGAATTGGAGAAGACTTTTTAATACCTCTGCTGTATGCCACCGATCAACCCAAAAACATTCCATTTGAGAAACTCCCTGCTGAGTACATTATAAAAACGAATCATACATCGGGGTATAACATGATATATAATAACGGAAAAATATCATTCTTCGGAAAAGATTACAAATTCGACAAGACTCAAATTATAAGTACATTATCTCGTTGGCTAAATAAAAATGTTTTCTATCAAAACCGGGAGTGGGAATATAAAGACATTCCTCCTAAAATACTGATTGAAGAATTGTTACATGACGAAAGCAATAACGATTTATTGAATGATTACAAGATTCATTGCTTTAATGGCAAACCTTGCTACATACAAACTATATTTGACAGAAATGAAGGTGTTAAAGAGAATTGGTTTGATACAGACTGGAAACCAGTCGATTTATATTACTTCTCTGCAAATAAAAAGCAGATAGAAAAGCCGGGCAATCTCTCTGAACTATTAAACGTTGCAGAAAAACTGGCGAAAGATTTTAATTACGTGCGCGTTGACCTTTATTCTATTAATAAGAAAATATTGTTCGGAGAACTTACATTTCATCCATATAGCGGATTAATGAAATTTCAACCACAGGAATGGGATAAAAAACTGGGAGACCTTTTAAAACTGCCAATTGATGAATAA